The Dromaius novaehollandiae isolate bDroNov1 chromosome 5, bDroNov1.hap1, whole genome shotgun sequence genome window below encodes:
- the LOC135328580 gene encoding LOW QUALITY PROTEIN: olfactory receptor 5AS1-like (The sequence of the model RefSeq protein was modified relative to this genomic sequence to represent the inferred CDS: inserted 2 bases in 1 codon) — protein MSEENCTAVTEFILLGFINRPELELPLFVLFLFIYVTTLVGNIGIILLIQFNACLHSPMYYFLSNLSFLDLSYSSTICPKMLVNLLAEQKTISLTGCATQMFLFAAFADAECLLLAVMAYDRYVAICHPLLYAVVMSRRACTFMVAGAYLSGGLTSLIHTFHIXTLSFCGPNTIDHFFCDIPPLLKLSCSNIHVNEVLLFALCGFIQTSTFLIIVASYACILCTILQIHAVEGRHKAFSTCTSHLMAVVLFYGSLLFTYLRPRSSYSLDTDKVIAVFYTVVFPMLNPLIYSLRNKEVREALRRSTERKVFSQSSA, from the exons ATGTCTGAAGAAAACTGTACTGCAGTGACCGAGTTCATTCTCTTGGGTTTCATCAACCGTCCAGAGCTGGAGTTACCTTTGTTTGTGCTCTTTCTATTCATCTATGTTACCACTTTGGTGGGGAACATTGGCATCATTCTGCTCATTCAGTTCAATGCCTGCCTTCATAGCCCCATGTACTATTTCCTGAGCAATTTATCTTTCTTGGACCTTAGCTATTCATCTACCATTTGTCCCAAGATGCTGGTGAATCTGTTAGCAGAGCAGAAGACCATTTCTTTAACTGGTTGTGCAACACAGATGTTTCTCTTTGCTGCCTTTGCTGAtgctgagtgcctccttttggctgtgatggcctatgaccgctatgtggCCATATGTCATCCTCTTCTCTATGCAGTTGTCATGTCCCGCAGGGCCTGCACCTTCATGGTAGCTGGGGCTTATCTCAGCGGGGGTCTGACCTCACTGATACACACGTTTCACAT CACGCTGTCGTTCTGTGGGCCCAACACCATCGATCATTTCTTCTGTGACATTCCCCCACTGCTGAAGCTCTCCTGCTCCAACATACATGTCAACGAGGTCCTTCTCTTTGCCCTGTGTGGCTTCATACAAACCAGCACCTTCCTGATCATCGTTGCCTCCTACGCCTGCATCCTTTGCACCATCCTCCAAATCCATGCAGTGGAAGGCAgacacaaagccttctccacctgcacCTCCCACCTGATGGCCGTTGTGTTATTCTATGGCTCCCTCCTCTTCACGTATTTACGGCCTCGCTCCAGCTACTCGCTGGACACAGACAAAGTGATTGCTGTATTTTACACTGTCGTCTTTCCCATGCTGAACCctctcatctacagcctgaggaacaaggaaGTAAGGGAAGCCCTAAGAAGATCAACAGAGAGGAAAGTGTTTTCTCAGTCATCTgcttag